Proteins encoded together in one Atribacteraceae bacterium window:
- the thrB gene encoding homoserine kinase, with the protein MFEIRVPATTANLGCGFDVAGLALTLYFTVRVSEVGDSLSIVNTGEGEGFLPNNEGHLFFRAMRAFWKEIGFPGCGVQSKAHNEIPVSRGLGSSASCVVAGMVTGNRLAGNLCSREDLMTMAARFEGHPDNVVPAFVGGLTTSYLGMKRIAYRRFSFFPDFEIVACVPGYSLYTAGMRQILPERYSRRDVVFTLSRLAHLVGSVAQRDRDGFLDALDDVIHEPYRGERIIGYRAIKDFIEREGLGRVVISGSGPTLLLFLREELTDAVSRDVRKLFASCGVPNIQLIKTKWAEEGVRVNDI; encoded by the coding sequence ATGTTCGAGATCCGAGTTCCGGCGACTACGGCGAATCTGGGGTGTGGGTTCGATGTTGCCGGCCTTGCCCTTACGCTGTATTTTACGGTTCGGGTTAGCGAGGTGGGGGATTCGTTATCTATTGTGAACACCGGCGAGGGTGAAGGGTTTCTTCCGAATAACGAAGGGCATTTGTTTTTTCGGGCCATGCGAGCTTTCTGGAAAGAAATTGGTTTTCCCGGTTGTGGAGTACAGAGCAAGGCGCACAATGAGATTCCGGTTTCCCGCGGCCTGGGAAGCAGCGCTTCTTGTGTGGTGGCCGGAATGGTCACCGGAAACCGGTTGGCTGGCAATCTCTGTTCACGGGAGGACTTGATGACCATGGCCGCGCGTTTCGAAGGGCATCCCGACAACGTGGTTCCCGCCTTTGTCGGAGGGTTGACCACCAGCTATCTGGGGATGAAAAGGATCGCCTACCGGCGGTTTTCTTTTTTCCCGGATTTTGAAATCGTTGCCTGTGTACCCGGGTATTCCCTGTACACAGCCGGTATGCGGCAGATTCTGCCCGAGAGATATTCCCGCCGAGATGTTGTTTTTACACTTTCCCGATTGGCCCACTTGGTCGGGAGCGTGGCCCAGCGAGATCGGGACGGCTTTCTCGATGCCCTGGACGATGTTATTCATGAACCGTATCGTGGTGAGCGGATTATCGGGTATCGGGCGATCAAGGACTTTATCGAGAGGGAGGGCCTGGGGCGGGTTGTGATCAGCGGCTCCGGACCGACCTTGCTTCTTTTTTTACGTGAGGAGCTTACCGATGCGGTGTCTCGGGATGTCCGCAAACTATTTGCTTCCTGTGGGGTGCCGAATATCCAGCTGATAAAAACAAAATGGGCCGAGGAAGGAGTCCGGGTGAACGATATATGA